A section of the Saccopteryx leptura isolate mSacLep1 chromosome 6, mSacLep1_pri_phased_curated, whole genome shotgun sequence genome encodes:
- the CA12 gene encoding carbonic anhydrase 12: MPHCSLHAAAMLLLVILKEQLSSPAPLNGSKWTYFGPDGEKNWPKNYPSCGGLMQSPIDLHSDILQYDASLVPLEFLGYNVSDNEQFILTNNGHSAKLELPPGMYVQGLPSLYRATQLHLHWGNKNDPHGSEHTVGGKHFAAELHIVHYNSDLYPNASSASNKSEGLAVLAVLIEEGSFNPSYDKIFSHLQDVKYKGQEVYIPGFSIEELLPQRPAEYYRYQGSLTTPPCNPNVLWTVFRNPVQISKEQLVALETALYCTHENDSSPRAMVNNFRRVQKFDERLVYISFRPVQDITYAGLSRGIILSVALAGVLGICIVLAVSIWLFRRKRSKKCDNTKGVIYKPAIRKQTETHA, encoded by the exons GTCCTGACGGGGAGAAGAACTGGCCCAAGAACTACCCATCCTGTGGGGGCTTGATGCAGTCCCCAATAGACCTGCACAGTGACATCCTCCAGTACGACGCCAGCCTCGTGCCCCTGGAGTTCCTAGGCTACAACGTGTCTGACAATGAGCAGTTTATCCTGACCAACAACGGCCATTCAG CGAAGCTGGAGCTGCCCCCGGGCATGTATGTCCAGGGCCTCCCCTCCCTCTACAGAGCCACCCAGCTGCACCTGCACTGGGGGAACAAGAACGACCCCCACGGCTCCGagcacactgttggtgggaagcaCTTCGCTGCCGAG CTGCACATTGTCCATTATAACTCGGACCTGTACCCCAACGCCAGCAGCGCCAGTAACAAGTCAGAAGGCCTTGCTGTCCTAGCTGTTCTTATAGAG GAGGGCTCCTTCAATCCTTCCTACGACAAGATCTTCAGTCACCTTCAAGATGTAAAGTACAAAG GCCAAGAGGTGTACATTCCGGGTTTCAGCATTGAAGAGCTGCTTCCGCAGAGGCCTGCCGAGTACTATCGCTACCAAGGGTCCCTGACCACACCTCCTTGCAACCCCAATGTGCTCTGGACAGTTTTCAGGAACCCCGTGCAGATTTCCAAGGAGCAG CTGGTGGCTCTGGAGACAGCTCTGTACTGCACACACGAGAATGACTCATCCCCCAGAGCAATGGTCAACAACTTCCGGCGGGTCCAGAAGTTTGATGAGAGGTTGGTGTACATCTCATTCCGACCAG TGCAAGACATTACCTACGCAGGACTGAGTCGGG GAATCATTCTTtcggtggccctggctggtgttcTTGGCATCTGCATTGTTCTGGCAGTATCCATTTGGCTTTTCAGAAGGAAGAGAAG CAAAAAATGTGACAACACTAAAGGTGTCATATACAAACCAGCCATCCGGAAGCAGACTGAGACCCACGCCTGA